One window of the Shewanella litorisediminis genome contains the following:
- a CDS encoding DNA polymerase II produces the protein MAPTLLKGRVLTRASVQRGGDTVLEYLIKTTNGPVKVEVHNQRPMAFCHSDEVERILTGVAQTEAWAQPLTLQSFSRQPVHAVYCRTGVMLKRLVSRAQELDVALYEADIKPEQRFLIERFVALDAEFYGYFDASDPSRFVASRVRAASEDISLKAVSLDIECSMSGELYSVGVFGDCEPKVIMVGEGDGVLTCHRDGLDHRVAVEWAADEVSLLLSLQRWFLEVDPDILLGWSVVTFDLSLLWRRAKHHGMRLCIGRFGKPLNWKVEDKHRPETLDLPGRVVLDGIDWLKAAFYQFDSFALDRVAGELLGEGKAIHNPDDRGEEITRLFREDKAALAFYNLTDCRLVWDIFQKTDLIHFALERARLTGLEFGRVGASVAAFNHLYLPHLHRAGFVAPAMQKIPGPDSPGGYVMDSFPGLYRNVLVLDYKSLYPSIIRTFLIDPKGLVLGLTEPEAMSVEGFRGARFSRKSPILPKLVETLASRREEAKANQNGPMSQAVKIIMNSLYGVLGSRGCVFHDYRLASSITLRGHEIMRTTKAWIEAEGFQVIYGDTDSTFVWLGNDAQNARATGCALVEMVNRRWQQQLHDDKGLECFLELEFERHFEQFFMPTLRHSTEGSKKRYVGRYDNGDEKVLVFKGMEQVRSDWSPLARRVQYELYRRLFQQEDLLEYVSDVEKALFAGEYDNELVFQKRLKRDISQYTAKSAPHVKAAAALVSATGDSSRGKRGASISYLFTKAGAEPLGYLSQPIDYDYYFDRQLMPILEPILAVLKVNYQKAGAEQLLLI, from the coding sequence ATGGCTCCAACGCTACTTAAGGGGCGGGTGCTCACGCGCGCCAGTGTGCAGCGCGGCGGTGACACAGTGCTCGAATACCTGATTAAAACCACCAATGGGCCCGTGAAGGTGGAAGTACACAATCAAAGGCCGATGGCCTTTTGCCACAGTGATGAAGTAGAGCGAATACTCACCGGGGTTGCTCAGACCGAAGCCTGGGCTCAGCCCCTTACGCTGCAGAGTTTCAGCAGGCAACCTGTACACGCTGTCTACTGCCGTACCGGAGTGATGCTCAAGCGACTGGTCAGCCGGGCTCAGGAGCTGGATGTTGCGCTTTACGAGGCCGATATCAAGCCCGAGCAGCGGTTCCTGATTGAGCGCTTTGTGGCGCTGGATGCGGAATTTTACGGTTACTTCGATGCAAGTGACCCAAGCAGGTTTGTTGCCAGTCGGGTAAGAGCCGCCAGTGAAGACATATCCCTGAAAGCAGTCTCTCTCGATATCGAGTGCAGTATGTCGGGGGAGCTTTATTCTGTGGGCGTGTTTGGCGACTGCGAGCCCAAAGTTATTATGGTTGGCGAAGGGGACGGTGTGCTCACATGCCATCGCGATGGTTTGGATCACAGGGTTGCTGTGGAGTGGGCAGCGGATGAAGTGTCGCTGCTTTTGTCGCTTCAACGCTGGTTTTTGGAGGTTGACCCCGACATCTTGTTGGGCTGGTCTGTGGTGACATTTGATTTGTCACTCCTGTGGCGGCGGGCGAAACACCATGGCATGCGGCTTTGCATCGGGCGATTTGGTAAGCCGCTCAATTGGAAAGTAGAGGATAAACACAGGCCGGAGACGCTGGACTTGCCGGGCCGTGTGGTACTGGATGGTATCGACTGGTTAAAAGCGGCATTCTATCAGTTCGACAGTTTCGCACTCGACAGGGTGGCGGGTGAACTTCTGGGTGAGGGCAAGGCTATTCATAATCCGGATGACCGGGGGGAGGAAATCACCCGGTTGTTTCGCGAAGACAAAGCGGCACTGGCCTTTTATAACCTAACCGACTGCCGCTTGGTGTGGGATATTTTTCAAAAGACGGATCTGATTCATTTCGCCCTCGAAAGGGCGCGCCTTACCGGATTGGAGTTTGGCCGGGTGGGGGCCAGTGTCGCAGCCTTTAATCATCTCTATCTGCCCCATTTGCACCGCGCCGGTTTTGTCGCGCCTGCCATGCAAAAAATCCCAGGGCCTGACAGCCCGGGGGGCTATGTGATGGATTCGTTTCCGGGCCTGTATCGCAACGTACTGGTACTGGATTACAAGAGTCTCTACCCCTCTATTATCCGAACCTTTTTAATTGACCCAAAGGGACTGGTGCTCGGTCTGACTGAGCCGGAGGCAATGTCGGTTGAAGGATTTCGCGGGGCACGATTCAGTCGCAAATCGCCCATTTTGCCCAAGCTCGTAGAGACCCTGGCCAGTAGAAGAGAAGAGGCGAAGGCAAACCAGAACGGCCCCATGTCTCAGGCGGTGAAAATCATCATGAACTCGCTCTACGGGGTGCTGGGTTCCAGGGGCTGCGTATTTCACGACTATCGCCTGGCGAGTTCCATTACCCTGCGGGGCCATGAGATCATGCGTACTACCAAGGCCTGGATTGAGGCTGAAGGGTTTCAGGTGATTTATGGTGATACGGATTCGACTTTTGTTTGGCTGGGAAATGATGCGCAGAATGCCAGGGCCACAGGATGCGCCTTGGTGGAGATGGTGAATCGGCGCTGGCAACAGCAACTGCATGATGACAAGGGATTGGAATGCTTTTTAGAGCTTGAGTTTGAGCGTCACTTTGAGCAATTTTTTATGCCCACCCTCAGGCATTCCACTGAAGGCAGTAAAAAGCGCTATGTCGGACGGTACGATAATGGTGATGAAAAGGTACTGGTGTTTAAAGGAATGGAGCAGGTTAGAAGCGATTGGAGCCCGCTGGCGCGCAGGGTGCAGTATGAGCTGTACCGCCGGTTGTTCCAGCAGGAAGACCTGCTCGAGTATGTGAGTGATGTGGAAAAGGCGCTTTTTGCCGGAGAGTATGACAATGAGCTGGTGTTCCAAAAGCGGCTTAAGCGCGATATCAGCCAGTACACGGCAAAGTCAGCCCCCCACGTGAAAGCCGCCGCAGCGCTTGTCAGTGCAACCGGTGATAGCAGCCGTGGCAAGCGTGGTGCTTCTATATCTTATCTCTTTACCAAGGCCGGGGCAGAGCCTCTGGGTTATCTGTCTCAGCCCATCGATTATGACTACTACTTTGACCGCCAGCTAATGCCTATCCTGGAACCCATACTCGCCGTTTTGAAAGTTAATTACCAAAAGGCGGGCGCAGAGCAATTATTGTTAATCTAG
- a CDS encoding porin — protein sequence MNKTLIAGAILASLVAPTVSAIEIYKDDKNAVSIGGFIDARAIHTQDTTEVVNGASRINFGFERVLSHDWKAFALLEWGINPFGSSEIVYNNKFETVQDEFFYNRLGYAGLSHDTWGTLTIGKQWGAWYDVVYGTNYGFVWDGNAAGVYTYNKDDGAVNGTGRGDKVIQYRNSVGDFSYAVQAQLKNSTFFTCDFDDITQADCEALWQQGKREAQQVEYNYTYGGAFTWKATDKLALSVGVNRGEFDVTYGNGEQITAVDLIYGVGATWGDFDADGFYASVNYNYNENHDTDNIGRLIKEAYGIESLFSYKFENGFRAFVSYNLLDAGSDYVIQPNFNADPNDVFKRQFVVAGLHYVWDKDTVLYVEGRKDFSDFSSADVEQEARMALSEDDGIAIGIRYTL from the coding sequence ATGAACAAGACTCTCATCGCCGGCGCTATATTGGCCTCGCTGGTGGCTCCCACCGTTTCTGCCATCGAAATATACAAAGACGATAAAAACGCCGTCTCTATCGGTGGTTTTATCGACGCCCGCGCAATCCATACCCAGGACACCACAGAAGTGGTAAACGGTGCCTCACGTATTAATTTTGGCTTTGAGCGTGTCCTCAGCCACGACTGGAAGGCCTTTGCCCTGCTCGAATGGGGGATAAATCCCTTTGGCAGCAGTGAAATCGTGTATAACAACAAGTTTGAAACCGTACAGGATGAGTTCTTTTACAACCGTCTTGGCTATGCCGGACTGAGCCACGACACCTGGGGTACCCTCACCATAGGTAAGCAGTGGGGCGCTTGGTATGACGTGGTATATGGCACCAACTATGGCTTTGTATGGGACGGAAACGCCGCAGGTGTTTACACCTATAACAAGGATGATGGCGCCGTAAACGGCACCGGCCGTGGTGATAAGGTTATTCAATATCGTAACAGCGTGGGTGATTTCAGCTATGCCGTTCAGGCTCAGCTAAAAAACAGCACCTTCTTCACCTGTGACTTTGACGACATTACTCAGGCTGATTGCGAAGCTTTGTGGCAGCAGGGAAAACGCGAAGCTCAGCAGGTTGAATATAACTACACCTACGGCGGTGCTTTTACCTGGAAGGCGACTGACAAACTGGCTCTGTCGGTTGGCGTTAACCGCGGTGAATTTGATGTTACCTACGGTAATGGCGAACAAATCACCGCTGTGGATCTTATCTATGGTGTGGGCGCGACCTGGGGTGATTTTGACGCCGACGGTTTTTATGCCTCGGTTAACTATAACTACAACGAAAACCACGATACAGACAACATCGGCCGCCTGATTAAAGAAGCCTATGGTATTGAGTCACTGTTCTCATACAAATTTGAAAACGGTTTCCGTGCATTTGTTTCTTATAACTTACTGGATGCCGGCAGTGATTACGTTATCCAGCCAAACTTCAATGCCGATCCCAACGACGTATTTAAACGTCAATTCGTGGTAGCAGGCTTACATTATGTTTGGGATAAAGACACAGTGCTTTATGTTGAAGGACGTAAAGATTTCAGTGATTTCAGCAGTGCCGATGTCGAACAGGAAGCCAGAATGGCACTTTCGGAAGATGATGGTATTGCAATAGGTATTCGTTACACATTGTAA
- a CDS encoding TonB-dependent receptor domain-containing protein codes for MLKNSMLSKSVRLALIYGAACSSVAATAAYAEEEATEKAEKIEKIEVTGSRLRGTDLQGFSPVQTIDASDIDTSSVANIQELLLKNPAFGTPAISRTNSNFSTASAGVATVDLRNLGTARTLVLVNGRRFVAGVPGSTAVDLNSIPTQFIERVEVMTGGASAVYGSDAVAGVVNIIYKKEFEGIEFEAQTGQSSEGDSEETQVQFTMGTSSADGKGNVMIHGAYTDQGAVFSRDRERSAVDQASLGAYFTGLPEDMFTPSRPFYSSYAPQGRFFAGDSQFTFDKNGNLKAGWSTNGSDTVDADGFNRSHYRTIAIPTERYLLATNGKYEFADGWSAFMEGTYAGTQTKTELEPFPLSSEDIYGSTGGQVPIEFEAMMNGQMTTVRNPFVPDAIYDAATDEDGDGFKDIGFTRRMADIGNRGNVADRDTFRLVAGIEGEITDGWYLDAFYGYGATKESQVSSGQVNVLNFRNALEAYTDENGNIICKDANARDQGCVPVNVFGNGSISPEAAKYINAPGLLSTFTSQKLAGLNISGDLFELPAGFVGLAAGVEYREEYSRSEFDALQQAGLNAGNAIPRTEGKFDVIEYYTEVNVPLLSDVFMAEQLNLRGAVRFSDYSTVGNTESWNVALDWAPIDSVRFRAIRAQSTRAPNINELYSPPSQTFPTGLTDPCLDVTLTTAGAQAEACRADAAVLANIQANGKFTLTQGDLQGISGFDRGNPELAEEMGKSWTFGVTVSPEGIAVLEDFDFSVDYFDIEIEDAIVSTPRQFILDQCYGGDSSLCSFITRRDKGTGANSIGSLEFIDSGSTNSGGYATEGVDLVVTYAKDFEDYGLTGQVNARLAYTHLLDGYAIPLPGSEKDPFIGEIGSPEDKFYLSLGYTWEDLTVAWNTTFIGKSYLDDGFLSGYDLAPESVGVGSETYHDFNIAYRPFDSTEIYVGVNNVFDNDPPPIITGLPGNVTGAETDAGTYDAIGRRYYAGVRLKF; via the coding sequence ATGCTTAAGAACAGCATGTTATCCAAGTCTGTGCGTCTGGCACTGATTTATGGCGCTGCTTGTTCTTCGGTAGCCGCAACAGCGGCTTATGCTGAAGAAGAAGCGACTGAAAAAGCAGAAAAGATTGAAAAGATTGAAGTAACAGGTTCAAGACTGCGCGGAACAGATCTGCAAGGCTTCTCACCTGTTCAAACAATCGATGCCAGCGACATTGATACCAGCAGTGTGGCCAACATTCAGGAACTGCTCCTGAAGAACCCTGCATTTGGTACCCCTGCCATCAGCCGTACCAACTCAAACTTCTCTACAGCCAGTGCCGGTGTAGCTACCGTTGATTTGAGAAACTTGGGTACTGCCCGTACATTGGTTCTCGTTAATGGTCGCCGCTTCGTTGCCGGTGTTCCTGGCTCTACCGCCGTTGACCTCAACTCTATCCCTACTCAGTTCATCGAACGTGTAGAAGTGATGACCGGTGGTGCGTCGGCTGTTTACGGTTCTGACGCTGTAGCTGGTGTTGTTAACATCATTTACAAGAAGGAATTCGAAGGTATCGAGTTTGAAGCTCAGACCGGCCAGAGCTCAGAAGGCGATTCAGAAGAAACTCAGGTGCAGTTCACCATGGGTACTTCTTCCGCTGATGGTAAAGGCAATGTGATGATCCACGGTGCCTACACTGATCAAGGTGCTGTATTCTCTCGCGACCGTGAGCGTTCTGCTGTTGACCAAGCATCTCTGGGTGCTTATTTCACCGGCTTGCCGGAAGACATGTTCACCCCATCACGTCCATTCTATTCTAGCTATGCTCCTCAAGGACGTTTCTTCGCTGGTGACTCTCAGTTTACCTTTGATAAAAACGGTAATTTGAAAGCAGGTTGGTCTACCAACGGTTCTGACACCGTAGATGCTGATGGTTTCAACCGTAGCCACTATCGTACAATTGCAATTCCAACAGAACGTTATCTGCTGGCAACCAACGGCAAGTATGAATTTGCTGATGGTTGGAGCGCCTTCATGGAAGGTACCTATGCAGGTACTCAAACCAAGACAGAACTTGAGCCTTTCCCTCTGAGCTCAGAAGACATCTATGGTTCAACCGGTGGCCAGGTGCCAATTGAGTTCGAAGCCATGATGAATGGTCAGATGACTACTGTGCGCAATCCGTTCGTACCGGATGCTATCTATGATGCCGCTACTGACGAAGACGGTGATGGTTTCAAAGATATTGGCTTTACACGTCGTATGGCGGACATCGGTAACCGCGGTAACGTAGCTGATCGTGATACTTTCCGTTTGGTTGCCGGTATTGAAGGCGAAATCACCGACGGTTGGTATCTGGATGCCTTCTACGGATACGGTGCTACCAAGGAATCTCAGGTGTCAAGCGGACAGGTTAACGTACTTAACTTCCGCAACGCACTCGAAGCCTATACAGATGAAAACGGTAACATCATCTGTAAAGATGCAAACGCCCGTGATCAAGGTTGTGTGCCTGTAAATGTGTTCGGTAACGGCTCTATCAGTCCTGAAGCTGCTAAATACATCAATGCACCAGGTCTGCTGTCTACTTTCACTTCTCAGAAGCTCGCTGGTCTGAACATCAGTGGTGACCTGTTTGAATTGCCAGCAGGTTTTGTAGGCTTAGCCGCAGGTGTTGAATATCGTGAAGAATATTCACGCAGCGAGTTCGATGCGCTTCAACAAGCGGGTCTGAATGCTGGTAACGCAATTCCACGTACTGAAGGTAAGTTCGATGTAATCGAATACTACACAGAAGTTAACGTGCCACTGCTGTCTGATGTATTCATGGCTGAGCAGTTGAATCTGCGTGGTGCTGTTCGTTTCTCTGATTATTCTACCGTGGGTAATACTGAGAGCTGGAACGTGGCTCTGGACTGGGCTCCAATTGATTCAGTGCGTTTCCGCGCTATCCGTGCACAATCTACTCGCGCACCTAACATCAATGAACTGTATTCACCACCAAGCCAGACATTCCCAACTGGTCTGACTGATCCATGTTTGGATGTGACCCTGACCACTGCAGGTGCTCAGGCTGAAGCCTGTCGCGCTGACGCAGCGGTATTGGCCAATATTCAAGCAAATGGCAAGTTCACCCTGACACAGGGTGATTTGCAGGGTATCAGTGGTTTTGACCGTGGTAACCCAGAACTTGCCGAAGAAATGGGTAAGTCTTGGACTTTCGGTGTAACTGTTTCCCCTGAAGGTATTGCAGTACTCGAAGACTTCGATTTCAGCGTCGACTATTTTGATATCGAAATCGAAGACGCTATCGTAAGCACTCCACGTCAGTTCATTCTTGACCAGTGCTACGGTGGCGACAGCAGCCTGTGTTCCTTCATTACACGTCGCGATAAAGGCACCGGTGCCAACAGTATCGGTTCTTTGGAATTCATTGACTCTGGTTCTACCAACAGCGGTGGCTATGCGACTGAAGGTGTGGATCTGGTTGTTACTTATGCCAAAGACTTTGAAGATTACGGACTGACAGGTCAGGTGAATGCCCGTTTGGCATACACTCACTTACTCGATGGTTACGCGATTCCGCTGCCAGGTTCTGAAAAAGATCCTTTCATCGGTGAGATCGGATCTCCAGAAGATAAGTTCTATCTGTCTCTGGGCTACACCTGGGAAGACCTGACTGTTGCGTGGAATACCACCTTCATCGGCAAGTCTTATCTGGATGATGGCTTCCTGTCTGGCTACGATTTGGCACCTGAGTCTGTGGGCGTTGGTTCTGAAACCTACCATGATTTCAACATTGCTTATCGTCCATTTGACTCCACAGAGATTTATGTTGGTGTGAACAACGTGTTCGATAACGATCCACCACCAATCATCACTGGTCTGCCAGGTAACGTTACTGGCGCAGAAACTGATGCTGGTACCTACGATGCGATTGGTCGCCGTTACTACGCAGGTGTTCGTCTGAAGTTCTAA
- the dinG gene encoding ATP-dependent DNA helicase DinG yields the protein MLPDKVKTQIRAIYKDIAAALPNFRSRREQNFMVAEISKTLAGEYDKHRRIIVVEAGTGIGKSLSYILGTIPLALAQKKKVCIATATVALQEQLLHKDLPFFLAHSGLNFRFGLVKGRQRYVCLAKLEMLIGDNNGTQMAMWQTKPDTAQVEMLQKLHSDFHKGLWNGEIDTLETPIPDHLWQQIACDKHSCHRQNASHRQCPFHKAREDVDTWDVLIANHSLLFADLELGGGVILPDPEEMFYVIDEAHHLPVVARDFSSAQATLRGAADWLEKIGKTAAKLQNQIKSNNIIAPSQAMQDHVADIAGMLNQVAHYCDGEKARFDNPENRLRFTHGALPEVLKRHAENLATATSGALKQFNKMQLLLGEAIKDGDIPRHQADTLQTETGFMLQRLENLHKLWKMMAKEDNKKGAPTARWIELLPANKQVDYLLCASPIEVGFMLESMLWEKAAGVVLCSATLRALNQFDYFAHQVGLSLHDGSRYLALQSPFNFENNATLYLPKMRTEPTDDNYTDELAELILKLTEHEMASLVLFASYWQMEKVADILGPKLKIPLLIQGNSPRQLLLESHKKRCDEGKPSLLFGTGSFSEGLDLPGEYLTNLIVTKLPFAVPTSPVEQAHAEYIKEKGGNPFLQLTIPDASRKLIQSCGRLLRKEQDYGRITILDRRLVSKRYGKSLLDALPPYRRVIE from the coding sequence ATGCTGCCAGACAAAGTCAAAACTCAGATCCGTGCCATCTATAAAGATATTGCCGCCGCATTGCCAAACTTCCGGTCCCGCCGCGAGCAAAACTTCATGGTCGCGGAGATCTCCAAGACACTGGCAGGGGAGTATGACAAGCACAGACGCATCATAGTCGTAGAGGCTGGCACTGGTATTGGTAAGTCACTGTCTTACATTCTGGGCACCATTCCCCTGGCATTGGCCCAAAAAAAGAAAGTCTGTATCGCCACTGCAACCGTTGCTTTGCAGGAGCAACTGCTGCACAAGGATCTGCCATTTTTTTTGGCACACTCCGGACTGAACTTTCGTTTTGGGCTGGTAAAAGGCAGACAAAGATATGTGTGCCTCGCCAAACTCGAGATGCTCATCGGCGACAACAACGGCACTCAAATGGCCATGTGGCAGACCAAGCCTGATACGGCGCAGGTTGAAATGCTGCAGAAACTGCACAGCGATTTTCATAAGGGCCTCTGGAACGGCGAAATAGACACCCTCGAAACGCCCATTCCCGATCACCTTTGGCAGCAAATTGCCTGCGATAAGCATTCCTGTCACCGGCAAAATGCCAGCCACCGCCAATGCCCGTTTCACAAGGCGCGGGAAGATGTGGATACCTGGGATGTGTTGATTGCCAACCACAGTTTGCTGTTCGCCGATCTCGAGCTCGGCGGCGGGGTGATACTGCCCGATCCCGAAGAAATGTTTTACGTGATTGACGAAGCCCACCACCTGCCTGTGGTTGCCAGAGACTTTTCCAGTGCGCAGGCGACACTGAGAGGCGCTGCCGATTGGCTGGAGAAAATTGGCAAAACCGCCGCCAAATTGCAAAATCAGATCAAGAGCAACAACATCATAGCGCCATCCCAGGCCATGCAAGACCATGTCGCTGACATCGCAGGTATGCTCAATCAGGTGGCCCATTATTGTGACGGCGAAAAAGCCCGCTTCGATAACCCGGAAAACCGCTTGCGTTTCACCCATGGCGCTCTGCCCGAGGTACTTAAACGCCACGCGGAAAACCTGGCTACTGCCACCAGTGGCGCCTTGAAGCAGTTCAATAAAATGCAGCTGCTGCTTGGAGAAGCCATTAAAGATGGCGATATTCCGCGTCATCAGGCCGATACGCTGCAAACCGAGACCGGCTTTATGCTGCAGCGACTTGAGAACCTGCACAAGCTCTGGAAAATGATGGCCAAAGAGGACAATAAAAAAGGCGCACCCACCGCGCGTTGGATAGAGCTCTTGCCGGCCAATAAGCAAGTGGACTATCTGCTTTGCGCTTCGCCTATCGAAGTTGGCTTTATGCTGGAGTCCATGCTGTGGGAAAAGGCTGCCGGCGTGGTACTTTGCAGCGCAACCTTGCGGGCTCTGAATCAATTTGACTATTTTGCCCATCAGGTGGGGCTTTCACTGCACGATGGCAGTCGCTATCTGGCGCTGCAGTCCCCCTTCAACTTCGAAAACAATGCCACCCTGTATTTACCCAAAATGCGCACTGAGCCCACCGACGACAACTATACCGATGAATTGGCAGAGCTCATTTTAAAACTCACAGAACATGAAATGGCCAGTCTGGTGCTGTTTGCCTCGTATTGGCAAATGGAAAAGGTTGCAGATATTCTTGGCCCCAAACTGAAAATCCCCTTGCTTATCCAAGGTAACTCGCCGCGACAGCTGCTGCTGGAAAGTCATAAAAAGCGGTGTGATGAAGGCAAGCCTTCCCTGCTCTTTGGCACCGGCAGTTTTTCAGAGGGTCTGGACTTGCCCGGTGAGTACCTTACCAACCTGATTGTCACCAAGCTGCCTTTTGCCGTTCCCACATCACCGGTAGAGCAAGCCCATGCCGAGTACATCAAGGAAAAAGGCGGTAATCCCTTTTTGCAGTTGACCATTCCGGACGCCTCGCGCAAGCTCATTCAAAGCTGTGGCCGTTTACTGCGTAAAGAGCAGGACTATGGCAGGATCACCATTCTGGACAGACGCCTTGTCAGTAAAAGATATGGCAAGTCACTGCTTGACGCCCTGCCTCCCTACCGAAGGGTCATTGAATAG